The sequence TCGCGCACCTGACGACCCCCGATGGCGGCCAGGTCGCCACCGCGACGTTCGAGTTCAGCAAAGCCGGCGGCAAGGAGTTCGCCACCGTGACCGTGCGGACCACCAGCACCGGTGTGCTGTCGCCCGGTTTCCACGGCCTGCACATCCACGCCATCGGTAAATGCGAGGGCGAGTCGGTGGCCCCCACCGGTGGGGCGCCGGGCGGCTTCCTGTCGGCCGGCGGGCACTTCCAGGCGCCCGGCCACAGCGAGCACCCGCAGAGTGGGGACCTGACGTCATTGCAGGTGCGCTCCGACGGCAGTGGGCTGTTGGTCACCACCACCGACGCGTTCACCAAAGCTGAACTGCTTGCCGGTGACGGGACCTCGATCATCATCCACGCTGACGACGACAACTTCGCCAACATCCCGGCGGACCGCTACACCCAGGTCAACGGCACGCCCGGCCCGGATCAGACCACGCTGACCACCGGAGATGCCGGGAAGCGGATTGCGTGTGGTGTCATCGGCGCCGGATAGCCCGCCGAACAGCAGGGCTTCCGCGAGATCCGAAGCCCGAATCGAGTTCGCTCGCAGCGCCCGTCCCACCCTCGGCGTGGAGTGGGAGCTGGCTCTCGTCGACGCCCAGACGCGCGATCTGAGCAACGAAGCGAGCGCGGTCCTGTCCGAGCTGGGTGAAAACCCGCGCGTGCACAAGGAATTGCTGCGCAACACCGTCGAGCTCGTCACGGGCATTTGCGACAACACCGGCGAGGCCATCGAGGACCTGCGCCAGACGCTGTCCACGGCCCGGCCGATCGTGCACGCCCGGGGCATGGAGCTGTTCGGCGCCGGCACCCACCCGTTCGCGCGGTGGTCGGCGCAGAAGCTGACCGACGCGCCGCGCTACGCCGAACTGATCAAACGCACCCAATGGTGGGGTCGGCAGATGCTGATCTGGGGCGTGCACGTCCACGTCGGTATCTCCTCGTCCTACAAGGTGATGCCGATCATCTCGTCGCTGCTGCAGCACTATCCGCACCTGCTGGCGTTGTCGGCGTCGTCGCCGTGGTGGGACGGTCACGACACGGGTTACGCCAGCAACCGCGCGATGATGTTCCAGCAGTTGCCTACCGCGGGTCTGCCATTCCAATTCCAGACCTGGCAGGAGTTCGAGGGTTTCGTCTACGACCAGAAGAAGACCGGGATCATCGACCACACCAACGAGATCCGTTGGGACATCCGGCCGTCACCGCATCTGGGCACCATCGAGGTGCGGGTCTGCGACGGGGTGTCCAATCTGCGCGAGCTGGGTGCCCTGGTGGCGTTGACGCATTGCCTGATCGTCGATCTGGACCGGCGGCTGGAAGCCGATGAAGCTCTGCCCACCATGCCGCCCTGGCATGTGCAGGAGAACAAGTGGCGGGCGGCCCGCTACGGTCTGGATGCCGAGATCATCCTGGACGCCGACAGCAACGAGCGGCTGGTCACCGAGGACCTCGATGACCTGCTCAACCGGCTCGAACCGGTCGCCGCGCGGCTGCACTGCGCCGACGAGTTGGCGGCTGTCGCCGACATATACCGAACGGGCGCGTCGTACCAGCGCCAGCGCCGGGTCGCCGAGGAACACGACGGCGATCTGCGTGCCGTGGTCGATGCACTGGTGGCCGAGCTCGATATCTCGTGATGGAACTGCCGATGTTTCCGCTGGAGTGGGTGTTGCTGCCCGGCGAGGAACTGTCGCTGCGGATCTTCGAGTTGCGCTACACCGTGTTGGTCGGCGACCTGATGCGCAGCGGCGACCCCCGGTTCGGGGTGGTGCTGATCGCCCGCGGCCGTGAGGTGGGCGGCGGTGAGCAGCGCAACGATGTCGGCGCGATGGCCAGCATCACCCAGTGCGCTGAACTCGGGTCGGGCCGGTACGCGCTGCGTTGCCTGACCGGGGAGCGGATCCGGGTGCGGGACTGGCTCGCCGACGATCCCTACCCGCGGGCGATCGTCGAGGTGTGGCCCGACGAGCCGTCAGAACCGGTGAGTGACAAGCAGTTCAGTGCGCTCGAAGACCGCATTGTCGCGCTACACAAGCGGATGGCCCAGGCCCGCCGGCAGTGGGTGGTGCCGGGGCGCAACAGCCTGCTGGGTGGCCGGCGGCTGCGCTCGCTGGATCCGGTGCAGCGGCTGTACTCGCTGGCCTGCCGGGTCCCGATGGGGGAGGCCGACCGCTACGCGGTGCTGGCGGCGCCGTCGCTGTCCGACCGCATGGCGGCGCTGCACGAGGCGATCGAGACCGTGGCGGCCCGAGTCGAATTCGACATCCCGCGCTGATCTGCCCTCCCTCCCTCGCGCGAACGTGCGTGTTTGCGCACGACACGCCGCTTCCTGGCGTGCAACTGTGCACGTTCGCGATAGGGGACCTGCCTACTTCAGGCAGCTGCCGGCATCGACGGTCAGCGGAAGCCCGGTGATGTAACGGGATTCGTCTGAGGCCAGGAATAACACCGCGTTGCTGATGTCCACCGGCTCGACCCAGCCGACCGGGAGTGTGTGCATGAACTGCGCCACGGCCTTGAGGTCGTCGGGGCCGGGGTTTTCCAGGTCGGGGCGGAACAGCTTCATCGTCCCCTCGTTCATGAACATCGGCGTGTTCACGTTGGTGGGATGAACCGAGTTGACCCGGATGAAATGTTGCCCCAGCTCGACGGCGAAGCTGCGCATCAGCCCGACCACGCCGTGCTTGGCCGCGATGTAGTGGCCGGTGTGCGGGTAGGCCTTGAGTCCTCCCACCGAGCTGGTCAGGATGATCGATCCGCCCTGTCCTCCCGAAAGCAGATGTGGCACGCCGGCTTTCACCGTCTTCCACACGCCCGAGAGGTTCACGTCGATCATGTCGGTCCAGTCGGCGTCGGAGGTCTTGTCCAGGGTCGCGCCGCCATTGCCGATCCCGGCGTTGGCGACGATGATGTCCAGTCGGCCCAGCTGTTCTACACCGTTGTCCACCGCGGCCTGCAGGGCGTCGAAGTCGCGTACGTCGACCTGCTCGGCCACGATGCGCCGGCCCAAACCCTTGACGAGGTCGACGGTTTGGGCGAGATCGTCGGGTGTGGACGGTGCGATCGGGCTGTTGGCACTGATCGGGCCGCAGATGTCGACGGCGATGATGTCGGCGCCCTCCTGCGCGAGCCGTTCGGCGTGGCTGCGGCCCTGGCCGCGCGCCGCGCCGGTGATGAAGGCGACTTTGCCCTCGACTCTTCTGCTCATGTCCGCACCTCCAATTTATTGGTCGATCGATCAGCAACGGTGGCACTAAGGGGCCGCGTTGTCAACCATCGAGGGTCAGGAAGCGGTTGTCGGGGGTGTCAGTCGGCCCAGTTGGCGATCGATCAGTCCGCGCAGTTCCTCGTGCCCGCGGGTGACGCCGACGGCGCTTTCGTTGCACAGGTTGCGGGCGGTTTGGGCGATCAGCATCGAGACCGCGACGGGGGGATATTCCTCCAGGTCGACGCCGTTGGCGCGCAGGGCCACCGTGACTGCCGCTGTTTCGATGTCGCGCACTCGTTCGGCATAGGCCTTGAGTTCGGTCCGGATGGCCTTGCGGTGGTTGGCCAGCGCCATGAATTCGGTGTTCAAGCTGGTCAAGCGTGTATCGCTGTTGATCGCCCACAATGCGCGCAGCGGATCGTCGGCGGTCAGGGCGGCGCGCATCCGGTCCAGCGCGACGTCGGCGCCGGCGCGCAGCACCTCGACGAACAGGTCATCCATGGTGGGGAAGTAGTAGTAGACCAGCGCCTGCCGCACCCCGGCCTCGGCGGCGACCCGCCGCGACGTCGCCGCGGCGTAGCCTTCGTCGCGCATCAGTCGTGCGGTCGCCTCGATCAGCCGGCGCCGGGTGGCGTTGTCGGCCGATTTGGCCTTGCGCGGAGCCGCCATTCAGGCCGGTCCCGGGTTGCGATTGCTTGACCGTCCGGCGCCGCGCATGGTAGGCATGACGCATTCTAGCAATTTGATCGATCGATCAGCGCGATGAGGTCGTGGCGCGAGCGAAGGGCGGATCGGGTGATGGTGGATCTCGCGGCGGTCGACTACTTCTCCGACGAAGCCGTCACGCAGGATCCCTACGCCTACTACGAATACCTGCGCGGACGCGGGCCGGTGTTCGCCGAGCCGCACCACGGTGTCGTCACCGTCACGGGCTACGACGAAGTGCTCGCCGCGTTCAAAAACCACGATGCGTTCTCTGCGGTGAACGCCATCGGTGGGCCGTTCCCGCCGCTGCCGTTCGAGCCCGAGGGCGACGACATCACCGAGCAGATCGAAGCGCACCGCCACGAGTTCCCGATCTTCGAACACGTCGTGGTGATGGACCCGCCGGCGCACACTCGGGCCCGCTCGCTGCTGAGCGGGCTGCTCACCCCGAAGCGACTGAAGGAGAACGAGGAGTTCATCTGGCAACTGACCGATACCCAGCTTGACGAATTCATCGCCGACGGCCGCTGTGAGTTCCTCTTCGACTACGCCAAACCGTATGCGACCCTGGCCATCACCGATCTGCT is a genomic window of Mycolicibacter heraklionensis containing:
- a CDS encoding mycofactocin-coupled SDR family oxidoreductase; its protein translation is MSRRVEGKVAFITGAARGQGRSHAERLAQEGADIIAVDICGPISANSPIAPSTPDDLAQTVDLVKGLGRRIVAEQVDVRDFDALQAAVDNGVEQLGRLDIIVANAGIGNGGATLDKTSDADWTDMIDVNLSGVWKTVKAGVPHLLSGGQGGSIILTSSVGGLKAYPHTGHYIAAKHGVVGLMRSFAVELGQHFIRVNSVHPTNVNTPMFMNEGTMKLFRPDLENPGPDDLKAVAQFMHTLPVGWVEPVDISNAVLFLASDESRYITGLPLTVDAGSCLK
- a CDS encoding glutamate--cysteine ligase gives rise to the protein MPGSGLRVVSSAPDSPPNSRASARSEARIEFARSARPTLGVEWELALVDAQTRDLSNEASAVLSELGENPRVHKELLRNTVELVTGICDNTGEAIEDLRQTLSTARPIVHARGMELFGAGTHPFARWSAQKLTDAPRYAELIKRTQWWGRQMLIWGVHVHVGISSSYKVMPIISSLLQHYPHLLALSASSPWWDGHDTGYASNRAMMFQQLPTAGLPFQFQTWQEFEGFVYDQKKTGIIDHTNEIRWDIRPSPHLGTIEVRVCDGVSNLRELGALVALTHCLIVDLDRRLEADEALPTMPPWHVQENKWRAARYGLDAEIILDADSNERLVTEDLDDLLNRLEPVAARLHCADELAAVADIYRTGASYQRQRRVAEEHDGDLRAVVDALVAELDIS
- a CDS encoding LON peptidase substrate-binding domain-containing protein, which gives rise to MELPMFPLEWVLLPGEELSLRIFELRYTVLVGDLMRSGDPRFGVVLIARGREVGGGEQRNDVGAMASITQCAELGSGRYALRCLTGERIRVRDWLADDPYPRAIVEVWPDEPSEPVSDKQFSALEDRIVALHKRMAQARRQWVVPGRNSLLGGRRLRSLDPVQRLYSLACRVPMGEADRYAVLAAPSLSDRMAALHEAIETVAARVEFDIPR
- the sodC gene encoding superoxide dismutase[Cu-Zn], with product MVTGHRRALTAVVFATPVALLAACSPPNQLPSDAPGTTPAIWTGSAAPSASESESGGSSGSDSLVAHLTTPDGGQVATATFEFSKAGGKEFATVTVRTTSTGVLSPGFHGLHIHAIGKCEGESVAPTGGAPGGFLSAGGHFQAPGHSEHPQSGDLTSLQVRSDGSGLLVTTTDAFTKAELLAGDGTSIIIHADDDNFANIPADRYTQVNGTPGPDQTTLTTGDAGKRIACGVIGAG
- a CDS encoding TetR/AcrR family transcriptional regulator; its protein translation is MIEATARLMRDEGYAAATSRRVAAEAGVRQALVYYYFPTMDDLFVEVLRAGADVALDRMRAALTADDPLRALWAINSDTRLTSLNTEFMALANHRKAIRTELKAYAERVRDIETAAVTVALRANGVDLEEYPPVAVSMLIAQTARNLCNESAVGVTRGHEELRGLIDRQLGRLTPPTTAS